CGCGCCATAGATCGACCGTCGCGCCGTCCACTGTGTCAGCGCTGGCGCGTCCGGCTTGGGCCAGCAGTTCCAGTGACGCAAGTTGTCGCTCGCGCACTCCCACAACCTGCTCAAGGGCCGTGATCATCTCAGTCTCGGCATTGGCCGGTGTCACAACCGGACTCTCGACTTCCGGATCTCCCGCTCTCGTTGGCCAGACGGCGACACTCCAGAAGACAACAACGGCCAGAAGGGCTCTGCTCGTCAGGTGTGCTCTCATGGTTGTGCTCCATGTTCTCCGAGGACATAACGTCTCGGATAACGCGGCCGGCAGTAAACGTGACCGAGCGAAGCGAGCCAGCCGGCCTGTTCCGGCTCGCGTTCATCCGTTTGTTAGGCCGCAGAGCGCGATCTGAACATGTAGATCGCCCAACCAAGCGTGTCGCGCCCCCAACGCAGGTATGCCGCCCTCGCCTTGCTCACGCGCTTAACCACCTGCGCCAAGTCCGGATCATCTGGATGGGTGCGAACGTACTCGGATGTCGCGTACCATTGGAGGCCCTCATACCTGTCCCAGTCGTCCTTGCTGCTCACGATGGTGTGAACGAGCTCCGTTCCTTGCCGCTCTCCGGCTTCTGCATTCGAGGAGTGGCTCCCGAAGTCCTCTCGCGCGCACCCGGATGCCTCTAGGTAATCCCCTGACGGTTCCTGCTGCCAGTATGGCTCTCCCACGATCACCCAGCCGCCGGGCCTCACCATGCTGATCAGCGCTTCGAGAGTATTAGCATGCCCCCCGAAGGCCCAACTAGCACCGATACATGACGCCAGATCTAAGCTGTGCGGCTCGTCTGACTTGAAATCCGCACCATTCATCTGAGTGAAGGTGATGCCAGCACTCGGTGCCCGCGCCTTGAGCCTTCTCTCTGCTTCGGCGATGAAGAAAGGAGAAATGTCGATGCCCATCCCACGAGCGCCATAGGCTTCCGCCAAGCGAATCAGGAATTCGCCCTTACCACACGCAATGTCAACCACCTGCGCGTTAGTCGGGAGGCGCAGAAGTTCCACGAGATGCGTCAGTTTTCCCTCGCTCGTGGGATTGCATATCACATGTTCACGGTGAGTGATGTCGTAGAACTTCCGTGTGTCCATGATTCTCAATCCTTCGACGGCCTAACGTCTGCAATCAGCCGCGAGTTTACGAGTCGGCTGAATTGCCTGGTTGGGCCTTTTTCTCATTTTCCTTCAACCGGAGCCAGTTTGTGAGTGCATCCGTTTTGTACTCACGAAGTTGTTCATCCGTGGCACTGAGGAACCTGATTCGGATATTTCTGATACGAATCTCGCCATTCTTACCAGGATTGGCGAGAAAC
Above is a genomic segment from bacterium containing:
- a CDS encoding class I SAM-dependent methyltransferase, yielding MDTRKFYDITHREHVICNPTSEGKLTHLVELLRLPTNAQVVDIACGKGEFLIRLAEAYGARGMGIDISPFFIAEAERRLKARAPSAGITFTQMNGADFKSDEPHSLDLASCIGASWAFGGHANTLEALISMVRPGGWVIVGEPYWQQEPSGDYLEASGCAREDFGSHSSNAEAGERQGTELVHTIVSSKDDWDRYEGLQWYATSEYVRTHPDDPDLAQVVKRVSKARAAYLRWGRDTLGWAIYMFRSRSAA